TTATCCGTGCGAACATAATCATTGGCGAAAAGAAAGGCACATAGGACATTATCTCAATCACAGAATTGTCCGGATTTTTAACCATAAAAGTAAGCAGAATTAATGGTACAACCAGCATAAGTGTTATGGGAGTGGCCATTTGTTGAGCTTCCTGATCAGTATTGGTAATTGCACCAACACCCGTATAAAGAGCCGCATAAAGAAAATATCCCAATAGGTAAAACAGAACAAAGTAAAACAAAATTGATGGTGAAAAACTAAACATATCCGCAGAAACTGGCATCATGGATGGGCCAAGAAAAATTAAAGCAGTACCAAATAATGCCCAAATTAAATATTGTGTTAACCCAACTGAGCCCTGGCCTATCATTTTTCCTGCCATTATCTGAAAAGGATTTGCCGATGAAAGAAGTACTTCAATAATTCGGGTAGTTTTTTCTTCAATTATGCTGCGCATTAAAACAAATCCATACATAATCAAAGTTATATAAAGTATAAAAACGAAAATAAAAGTTGAAAAGAATTCCGTTTCAAAACCTCTTTCAGATTCAGTTCCTTCTTTGGTTATTTTGATGGTTTTCATCTCAACTCGTTTAGTCAGTTCATTAATCAGCTCATTATCTAAACCTGAGTTAAGCAAACGATAATCTACTGTTGTGGTACTGACGCTTTTACGGATTCGTCTGTTCAAATCAAAATTTGCAACATTTTTAGAATAATAAATCATTTCTCCATCATTTATAACATTTTCCGGAATAAGTAAAAAACCATCAATACTTCCATCGCTAATAAGTTGTTTTTGTTGTTCAATTGTTTCTAACCTATCATTGTTTTTGTTTAAAATATTCAAAATAAAACGCGGTGTACCACCTGTAAGGGTGTCAACTAATGACTGCGAAAGGTTATTTGCGATAAAATCAGTTTCATCATAAATACTTAAAACAGTTGGTTCTTCAACTTCCATGGTGGCCAGCATAGTAGGTACAACTGTGAAGCCAACCATAATTATTGGGGTTAATAAAGTCATTATTATAAAACTCTTTTTTAGAACGGATTCTTTAAATTCCCGTTTCACAATCGCAATAATTTTATTCATTTTCAGTACCTCCGGCCAGGGATATAAATATTTCGTTCAAACTGGATTTCATTGTTTGTAATGAAGTTACTTCAATCTTATCGATGATTAGTTTCAACAATTCTGAGGTTTTATGACCTTCCTTTAGCTGAACTTCAACATAGTTTGGAAAATGATCAACCTTTTCTAAAATCGCGATTTCATCAAATATCTTGTTATCTCCTTTAAATTCTATTTGCACAGAATTCTTCCCGTGTTGAGATAGAATCTGATCCAGATCCCCATCTAAAACTTTATTCCCTTTATTGATCATTAAAATATCATCACAAAGTTTTTCTGCTGCATCCATCATATGTGTGGACAGCATAATGGCTTTACCATCGTTTTTTAAATCCATCATAATATTTTTTACAAGGTTTACATTTACAGGATCAAGACCTGAAAAAGGTTCATCCAATATTATTAGATCGGGGTCATGCATAATTGTGCCGATTATCTGCAGTTTTTGTTGCATCCCTTTTGAAAGCTCATCAACACGGCTATCTTTATTATCAATTAGTTGCAGTTTTTCAAGCCATTTTAAAGTGCTCGATTCAGCTGTGTTTCTTTTCATTCCATGAAGTTCACCTAAAAAAAGTAGCACTTCTTTTACCTTCATTTTCTTATACAATCCTCGTTCTTCAGGCAAATATCCAATTCTGGATTTAAGCTGATCGCTCATTTCTTGCCCAAATAAACTAACTGTTCCGGAATCCGGTGCTATAATATTCATTATCATACGGATTGTTGTTGTTTTTCCTGCACCGTTTGGTCCTAATATACCATAAATATTTCCTTGCTCTACCGAGAAAGAAACATTGTTTACGGCAATATAATCTCCATATTGTTTAAAAATATTGTCTATTTCCAGTATTGGCATTTATCACTCCAAGGTTTAAGTAAGGCTTTGTTATACGTCTAAGTTAATAAAGGTTTTATTTTATTTATAGATTAAATTATCTTTATTCGAAACATGTGCGGTTTTAAACAGTTTGAGTTGAATAACTTTGATCTATTCTGTACTTTAATCACTAATTTTTTTACACTTTTTATTATAAGTATTTCATGAAACATACGTCCTTTCTTTTAGTATTATTTGCCTCAAGTTTATTACATCTTTCAGCAAATTATAATGCCCCGGCAAATCAGGTTGATACGGTAATTATTGATAATAATAAGGGCGACAATTCTTTACAAGAAATACCCTCGTTCAAAAAGTGGGGTAGCATATATATTTCCCTAAATGATTTTGTTATAAAAACCGGGTTTGGAATTTATACAAATGAATCACGCCACAAATCTGTTTTATACGTTGGGAGTGACAAGGCCACATTTACATCAAATAATAATTATGTAATCCTAAACGATCATGCCTATCAATTAACATTTGTACCTTTATGGAAAAACGGAGAATTGTGGGTACCTGCCCAAATGCTGGTAGAGCTTTTTAACAGTTATACAGCACACCGTTTTAGCTTTGACCGGAGGGAATTAATTTTTTCGCTAGGTATGAAAGATGTCAACCTTACCGGTATTAAGATCGCAGCGAAAGAAAACGGCACCTTAATTACGGTACATTCATCTAAACAGTTCTCCAAAAAAGATATTAGTTTGAAAGTTGCCAACGGCTGGTTTCATATAGATGTTTTTGGTGGCAAAATAGATTCCTCTATGGTTCAATACATCAAGACAAGCGGTGTGGTTTCAAAAATTGAGGTTATTGAATTTGATCAGATTGTTTCTCTTGCTTTTAAATTGAAACGAAAAATCCTTTCTCGAGAATTAGTATTAAACGAAAATGCCAAAGACTTCCATGTAAATTTAAGAACGAATGAAAAAGTGGAAGCAGAGGTTCAGGCTAGCAAAGAACTGGATAAACAAAAAAAAGAATGGTTAATTGATACAATAGTTATTGATGCCGGGCATGGTGGTAAAGATCCCGGGGCAATAGGCTACAAGGGGTTGAAGGAAAAAGACATAACACTTGGTGTTGCGTTGAAACTTGGACAACTGATAGCTAAAAATATGCCGGGTGTAAAAATTATTTATACACGAAAAAATGATACATTTATACCCTTATGGAAAAGAACAAAAATTGCCAATGAAAACAAAGGGAAGCTGTTTATCAGCTTACATTGCAATAGTAATAACAATAAAAAAGTTAGAGGCTTTGAAACGTATTTTTTAAGTGCTGATAAAGATAAAAACAAGCAAGCGCAAAGTGTAGTTCTTAAAGAAAACGAATCAATAAAGTTTGAACATAAAGAAGACCAGAAACGGTATGAAGGGATTAATTTTATCCTTGCAACTATGGCTCAAAGTGCCTTTATTCGTCAAAGTCAATATTTTGCTTCAGTGGTACAAAATTCATTTGCAAAAACATTGAAACCACTTGGATTAAAAGACAGAGGCGTAAAACAAGGAAGGTTTTGGGTAATGGTAGGAGCGACGATGCCAAATATATTGGTTGAAATCGGATTCGTTTCGAATAAGCATGAAGGTCTGTTTCTTAAGAAAAATGCAAATCAAATGAAAATTGCAAAAGCTGTGCTTGAGGGGATACAAAAATATAAGAAGGATATTGAAGCGGCAATTTAATGGAAAAACAAGCAATAGGTATTTTTGATTCTGGTATTGGTGGATTGACTGTTTTAAAAGAATTACGACAAAGACTTCCAAATGAGCGATTGATTTATTTCGGTGATACAGCCCGAATTCCCTATGGTTCTAAATCGAAGAAACTCGTACAGCAATATGCATTGGAAGATGCAGCATTTTTGTTACAACATAATGTAAAAATGATTGTAGTAGCATGTAACACCGCTTCGGCAATGGCAATAGATGTTTTAACGGAAAGACTTAAAGTACCGGTTGTTGGCGTAGTTATCCCAGGCTCAGTGGGTGCAATTCGCGAAACAAAAAAAAACGTAATTGGAGTGATTGGAACATCGGCGACAATTAGTAGCAATGCTTATGCACAGGCAATTAAATCAAATAGTCCTCAGGAGATTAATGTTTACTCACAGGCATGCCCTTTGTTGGTTCCGTTAGTAGAAGAAGGCTGGTTGGAAGAACAGGTTACAGTTTTAACTTTGGAAAATTATTTGAAAGAAATATTAGAGACCAAAGTTGATACATTGATTTTAGGATGCACGCATTACCCTTTATTGCATGATACTGTTCAAAAAGTTACAGGTCCAAATGTAAAACTTGTTGATTCCGGATCAGAAACAGCCCGTTTTGTGGAGAATGTCCTAATTCAAAATAATTTGCTAAATAAAGGTGCAAAAGAAGATGACGACTTATTTTTTGTAAGTGACATCCCACAAAAATTTGAAGAAATTGGTTCCCGTTTTTTAGGTGGGCCTTTTAAAAATATTAAA
The genomic region above belongs to Calditrichota bacterium and contains:
- a CDS encoding N-acetylmuramoyl-L-alanine amidase, which gives rise to MKHTSFLLVLFASSLLHLSANYNAPANQVDTVIIDNNKGDNSLQEIPSFKKWGSIYISLNDFVIKTGFGIYTNESRHKSVLYVGSDKATFTSNNNYVILNDHAYQLTFVPLWKNGELWVPAQMLVELFNSYTAHRFSFDRRELIFSLGMKDVNLTGIKIAAKENGTLITVHSSKQFSKKDISLKVANGWFHIDVFGGKIDSSMVQYIKTSGVVSKIEVIEFDQIVSLAFKLKRKILSRELVLNENAKDFHVNLRTNEKVEAEVQASKELDKQKKEWLIDTIVIDAGHGGKDPGAIGYKGLKEKDITLGVALKLGQLIAKNMPGVKIIYTRKNDTFIPLWKRTKIANENKGKLFISLHCNSNNNKKVRGFETYFLSADKDKNKQAQSVVLKENESIKFEHKEDQKRYEGINFILATMAQSAFIRQSQYFASVVQNSFAKTLKPLGLKDRGVKQGRFWVMVGATMPNILVEIGFVSNKHEGLFLKKNANQMKIAKAVLEGIQKYKKDIEAAI
- a CDS encoding glutamate racemase, whose protein sequence is MEKQAIGIFDSGIGGLTVLKELRQRLPNERLIYFGDTARIPYGSKSKKLVQQYALEDAAFLLQHNVKMIVVACNTASAMAIDVLTERLKVPVVGVVIPGSVGAIRETKKNVIGVIGTSATISSNAYAQAIKSNSPQEINVYSQACPLLVPLVEEGWLEEQVTVLTLENYLKEILETKVDTLILGCTHYPLLHDTVQKVTGPNVKLVDSGSETARFVENVLIQNNLLNKGAKEDDDLFFVSDIPQKFEEIGSRFLGGPFKNIKRIDFEEFLMSNSDEIKKLIYAV
- a CDS encoding ATP-binding cassette domain-containing protein, with translation MPILEIDNIFKQYGDYIAVNNVSFSVEQGNIYGILGPNGAGKTTTIRMIMNIIAPDSGTVSLFGQEMSDQLKSRIGYLPEERGLYKKMKVKEVLLFLGELHGMKRNTAESSTLKWLEKLQLIDNKDSRVDELSKGMQQKLQIIGTIMHDPDLIILDEPFSGLDPVNVNLVKNIMMDLKNDGKAIMLSTHMMDAAEKLCDDILMINKGNKVLDGDLDQILSQHGKNSVQIEFKGDNKIFDEIAILEKVDHFPNYVEVQLKEGHKTSELLKLIIDKIEVTSLQTMKSSLNEIFISLAGGTENE
- a CDS encoding ABC transporter permease, whose translation is MNKIIAIVKREFKESVLKKSFIIMTLLTPIIMVGFTVVPTMLATMEVEEPTVLSIYDETDFIANNLSQSLVDTLTGGTPRFILNILNKNNDRLETIEQQKQLISDGSIDGFLLIPENVINDGEMIYYSKNVANFDLNRRIRKSVSTTTVDYRLLNSGLDNELINELTKRVEMKTIKITKEGTESERGFETEFFSTFIFVFILYITLIMYGFVLMRSIIEEKTTRIIEVLLSSANPFQIMAGKMIGQGSVGLTQYLIWALFGTALIFLGPSMMPVSADMFSFSPSILFYFVLFYLLGYFLYAALYTGVGAITNTDQEAQQMATPITLMLVVPLILLTFMVKNPDNSVIEIMSYVPFFSPMIMFARINLAEPSLLEIWSSVGILVLSIILMIWLSAKIFRIGILMYGKRPTLPEIIRWIK